A stretch of the Uranotaenia lowii strain MFRU-FL chromosome 3, ASM2978415v1, whole genome shotgun sequence genome encodes the following:
- the LOC129757548 gene encoding protocadherin gamma-A4-like: MSSKVLAILLTILSVAKPIFSADCQSDTYKFTSYVNPQELNLTTPGETVFLKFNVTNTKSVEKKDKNSYLDVVVQNDELIFKTSKQFEDYEKNEVDARIFLHLKFVCNDGEITGTFYQNVLLANNHAPKFTMETYQAVVPLPLPKGFDLTPFVDEGRGVVVEDYDLINNTVNFEISLNDFIRVEMVKLSTKKFQAVLKLKEQVLRLKEDLEVEVTGTDEGIPPKSGKAKVVIKPDLTIEYYDPPMFKNTFFRGDYNVAGNFFDCELIPATVHEEVQFSVIGEDKQFFEISVPSDKSMATVSLKDNFEPTEDVYFLTVIVEAKRGELQKAEAVILIDLKRTSANVTEEREPIETVLSVFELEEEKEHLNVFPAFVGERFYEIVSVTPNVSEEIFKVNRSSGWIVSSDFDREDPDLFKDVENPQFQLVLKLSESYQTMKKNEEPNFFDIPYSEDTTYLQIIVEDINDNKPIFTFPKAEQVFAFPVPRLAERLLLSNLLRVSAYDKDAGLNALIRYSLSSNDHFLIDPRTGIIRPLPDALNDEAGIDLEVHATDRNGSTDGLTTNLSIRIEPALHYQLSLLELQNMAYDHLESTIYDLEQATGVRLQVLNKDCRGVGISGTRQVENLVRLLVVAFDSNNTLLSTENFKAVLPNSDAFTVTSIEAILQDNPESEHCQAYGYVVVIAVFVVLFIAAAALAVFLWAKLKGAMAEMVALMPPTGGPSMPKVLSSEELIETQVERGCSTPPATKLMRSTDGVAADYTPADNVHRRHRLATNLSDLLMIEEHETESIDSTDSNLFDSETNLPRKSIRFNEGVERIEIKRQNSDV; the protein is encoded by the exons atgagttCAAAAGTTTTAGCAATCTTGTTAACAATTTTAAGCGTCGCAAAACCAATATTTTCTGCAG ACTGCCAATCAGACACTTATAAATTTACCTCTTACGTGAATCCGCAAGAACTTAATCTAACAACACCAGGAGAAACcgtgtttttgaaatttaatgttaCTAACACCAAATCCGTCgagaaaaaggacaaaaatagcTATTTGGACGTTGTCGTACAAAACGATGAGCTTATTTTCAAAACCAGCAAGCAGTTTGAGGACTACGAAAAAAATGAAGTCGATGCACGAATTTTTCTGCATTTGAAATTCGTTTGCAATGATGGAGAAATCACCGGGACTTTTTACCAGAATGTTTTGTTGGCGAACAATCATGCGCCCAAATTTACGATGGAAACATATCAGGCTGTCGTACCCTTGCCACTGCCCAAAGGATTTGATCTGACGCCTTTTGTGGATGAAGGACGAGGAGTCGTGGTCGAGGATTACGATCTGATCAACAATACAGTGAACTTCGAGATCAGTCTGAACGATTTCATTCGGGTGGAAATGGTTAAGTTAAGTACGAAAAAGTTTCAAGCTGTTCTTAAACTTAAAGAACAAGTTCTTCGATTGAAGGAGGACCTAGAAGTCGAGGTAACGGGAACTGACGAGGGTATTCCGCCGAAAAGTGGAAAAGCTAAGGTAGTGATCAAACCGGACCTAACGATCGAGTATTACGATCCACCGATGTTTAAAAATACCTTCTTCCGAGGGGATTACAATGTTGCTGGGAATTTCTTCGATTGTGAATTGATTCCGGCTACAGTACACGAGGAAGTGCAATTCAGTGTGATTGGTGAGGATAAGCAGTTTTTCGAGATAAGCGTCCCGAGCGACAAGAGTATGGCAACTGTGAGTTTGAAAGATAATTTTGAGCCTACCGAAGATGTGTACTTTCTGACGGTGATTGTTGAAGCAAAACGTGGGGAACTACAGAAAGCGGAAGCAGTCATTTTGATCGACCTTAAGAGAACTTCGGCCAATGTTACGGAGGAACGAGAACCTATCGAAACAGTTTTAAGTGTATTTGAACTTGAAGAAGAGAAGGAACATTTGAATGTTTTCCCGGCATTTGTTGGTGAAAGATTCTATGAAATCGTTAGTGTTACGCCCAACGTTTCGGAAGAAATTTTCAAGGTTAACAGAAGCTCAGGTTGGATTGTTTCTTCGGATTTCGATCGGGAGGATCCTGATCTATTCAAGGATGTAGAAAATCCTCAGTTTCAGTTAGTTTTGAAACTTTCTGAAAGTTATCAGACTATGAAGAAAAACGAAGAACCTAATTTTTTCGACATCCCGTACTCTGAAGACACCACCTATCTTCAAATTATTGTAGAGGACATCAACGACAACAAGCCGATCTTCACATTTCCAAAAGCGGAACAAGTATTCGCTTTTCCGGTTCCACGCTTAGCTGAGCGTCTTCTTTTATCGAATCTTCTCCGGGTCAGCGCCTATGACAAAGACGCGGGACTCAACGCTCTCATCAGATATTCTCTCTCGTCAAACGATCATTTTCTCATCGATCCGCGAACCGGAATCATTAGACCTCTACCGGACGCTCTCAACGATGAAGCTGGTATCGATCTAGAAGTTCACGCTACCGATCGCAATGGTTCAACCGATGGTCTCACAACTAATTTGAGTATTCGCATTGAACCTGCACTTCACTACCAGTTGTCGCTTCTGGAACTGCAAAACATGGCTTACGACCATTTGGAATCTACGATTTATGACCTAGAGCAGGCTACCGGTGTCCGTCTTCAGGTGCTCAATAAAGATTGTAGAGGAGTGGGGATATCAGGCACCAGACAAGTGGAAAACTTAGTGCGACTTTTGGTCGTTGCATTTGATTCTAACAACACCCTGCTATCTACGGAAAATTTTAAAGCTGTTTTACCCAATAGCGATGCCTTCACGGTAACATCGATCGAAGCCATCCTACAGGACAATCCGGAGAGTGAGCACTGTCAAGCCTACGGATACGTGGTGGTAATAGCGGTTTTTGTGGTGCTGTTCATTGCTGCCGCAGCCCTTGCCGTGTTTTTGTGGGCCAAACTGAAGGGAGCTATGGCTGAAATGGTGGCGTTGATGCCACCGACCGGTGGTCCGTCGATGCCGAAAGTGCTGTCGTCGGAGGAACTGATAGAAACCCAAGTAGAACGTGGTTGCTCGACGCCACCAGCCACAAAACTGATGAGAAGCACCGATGGAGTTGCAGCCGATT atACCCCAGCTGATAACGTTCACCGTCGTCACCGACTGGCAACAAACTTATCGGACCTGCTGATGATTGAAGAACACGAAACGGAATCTATCGATAGCACGGATTCGAATCTTTTCGATTCGGAAACTAACCTTCCCCGTAAGTCGATTCGTTTCAACGAAGGTGTCGAGAGGATCGAAATAAAGCGACAAAATTCAGATGtatga